The following proteins come from a genomic window of Lachnoclostridium phytofermentans ISDg:
- a CDS encoding DHHW family protein gives MSEVNKNLEAIPNPPTVKKGKGKGQRAKYSNVIIFLVLIYVLTIASMVKPVKGYSESENRVLEGRPKFSLESLFNGTFISKYETFVTDQFVSRDAWIGIKTRTELAMLKKDINGVYIGKDGYLIEKVDNSDLEMEQVNRNEKRLYAFINKYKEQLGDEHVFAMIAPTAFEILKDKLPPYASGFDQGAFLDRLDEALANQFIDLRETLTEHKKDYIFYRTDHHWTTLGAYYAYVEWANKIGETPMSQDEFEIKKISNDFLGTIYSKINLKLSSDDMYLYDSGKNYTVEYNMDGVKKNSLYEMSHLDTKDKYSVYLGGNNPVVKIDSDNHNGKKLLIIKDSYAHSFAPFAANHFETTYMVDLRYFNMPMSRFIEENGITDVLVLYNVNTYVKEKSLDNMVR, from the coding sequence ATGTCAGAAGTGAATAAAAACTTAGAAGCAATACCTAACCCTCCTACCGTCAAGAAAGGTAAGGGGAAGGGGCAACGTGCAAAGTATAGTAATGTAATTATCTTTTTAGTTTTAATCTATGTATTAACAATAGCTAGCATGGTTAAGCCTGTAAAAGGATATTCTGAAAGTGAAAATAGGGTACTAGAAGGACGGCCAAAATTCTCTCTGGAATCCTTGTTTAACGGTACTTTTATTAGCAAATATGAAACGTTTGTTACTGACCAGTTTGTATCTCGAGATGCTTGGATAGGAATTAAGACCAGAACTGAACTAGCAATGTTGAAAAAAGATATCAATGGAGTATATATAGGAAAAGATGGCTACTTAATCGAGAAGGTAGACAATTCAGACCTTGAGATGGAACAAGTGAATCGTAACGAGAAGAGATTGTATGCTTTTATTAATAAGTATAAAGAACAACTTGGTGATGAGCATGTATTTGCAATGATAGCTCCAACTGCGTTTGAGATATTAAAAGATAAGTTACCACCGTATGCATCTGGATTTGATCAAGGAGCATTTCTTGATCGATTGGATGAGGCATTAGCAAACCAGTTTATTGATCTAAGGGAAACACTTACAGAGCATAAGAAGGACTATATATTCTATCGAACCGACCATCACTGGACTACCTTAGGGGCTTATTATGCTTATGTAGAATGGGCTAATAAAATCGGTGAGACACCAATGAGTCAAGATGAATTTGAGATTAAGAAAATATCAAATGATTTCTTAGGAACCATTTATTCTAAGATTAATCTAAAATTATCCTCGGATGATATGTATCTATATGATTCGGGTAAAAATTATACGGTCGAGTATAATATGGATGGGGTAAAAAAGAATAGCTTATATGAAATGAGCCATTTGGATACCAAAGATAAATATTCTGTTTATTTAGGTGGTAATAATCCTGTCGTTAAGATTGATTCTGATAATCATAACGGTAAAAAGTTATTGATTATTAAGGATTCTTACGCACATTCATTTGCACCGTTTGCTGCAAACCATTTTGAAACTACTTATATGGTAGATTTACGTTATTTTAATATGCCTATGTCTCGTTTTATTGAAGAAAATGGAATTACGGACGTATTAGTTTTATATAATGTGAATACTTATGTGAAAGAAAAAAGTCTTGATAATATGGTAAGATAA
- a CDS encoding MBOAT family O-acyltransferase — protein sequence MVFSSLPFLFRYLPIVLILYFIAPRKYRNAVLFFTSLVFYAWGEPIYVLLMLFSTLVDYTHGMLVHHFKQKGEITKAKIALSSAMIINISLLGFFKYSDFAISNINALTGSDIGLLKLVLPIGISFYTFQTMSYTIDIYRGEAEVQKNIISFGAYVVLFPQLIAGPIVQYKTIAKQLQERREDFDQFSYGVLRFMSGLGKKVLLANNIGILWDRISVTPNGELTVVTAWLGITAFAFQIYFDFSGYSDMAIGLGNMLGFQFLENFNYPYMSKSITEFWRRWHISLGTWFRDYVYIPLGGNRCGLGKQIRNIAIVWFLTGFWHGASWNFIMWGVYFGVILILEKFVLLKFLNKLPSFLSHIYAIVLVWIGWAIFAFDDFSKGINYIKAMFGVNTIGFINDNARYLLMNYAIILIVLILGSTDLPKRVANRLVGEHSEKKTTAVVQGLFIVGVFVISVAYLVDASYNPFLYFRF from the coding sequence TTTTGCTTATGCTGTTCTCTACTTTGGTAGATTACACCCATGGTATGTTAGTGCACCATTTTAAACAAAAAGGTGAAATCACAAAAGCAAAAATCGCTTTATCATCTGCGATGATTATCAATATATCATTACTTGGTTTTTTTAAATATTCTGATTTTGCAATTTCAAATATCAATGCATTAACCGGCAGTGATATTGGATTATTAAAATTAGTATTACCAATTGGTATTTCATTTTACACATTCCAGACCATGTCATATACGATTGATATATATCGCGGAGAAGCAGAAGTACAGAAAAATATTATATCCTTCGGTGCATATGTGGTACTATTTCCACAATTAATTGCAGGTCCGATTGTACAATATAAGACAATTGCGAAACAGCTTCAGGAGCGTAGAGAGGACTTTGATCAGTTTTCTTATGGAGTGCTTCGTTTTATGAGTGGTTTAGGTAAAAAAGTTTTACTTGCTAATAATATCGGAATCTTATGGGATAGGATATCAGTAACACCGAATGGTGAATTAACAGTAGTAACTGCATGGTTAGGTATTACTGCATTTGCATTTCAGATTTATTTTGATTTCTCAGGCTATTCTGATATGGCAATCGGTCTTGGAAATATGTTAGGGTTTCAATTCCTTGAAAACTTTAACTATCCTTATATGTCAAAAAGTATCACTGAATTTTGGCGTAGATGGCATATCTCCTTAGGAACTTGGTTCCGCGATTATGTTTATATTCCTCTTGGCGGTAACCGCTGTGGATTAGGAAAGCAGATTCGTAACATTGCTATTGTATGGTTTTTAACAGGATTTTGGCATGGGGCAAGTTGGAACTTTATCATGTGGGGTGTCTACTTTGGAGTAATACTTATCCTTGAGAAATTTGTATTGCTTAAATTTTTAAATAAACTCCCGTCATTTCTATCTCATATCTATGCAATTGTCTTAGTCTGGATTGGTTGGGCTATCTTTGCATTTGATGATTTCTCGAAAGGGATCAATTATATTAAGGCTATGTTTGGCGTAAATACGATCGGATTTATCAATGATAATGCACGATATCTTCTTATGAACTATGCAATCATTCTCATTGTTCTTATTTTAGGAAGTACAGACTTACCAAAACGAGTTGCGAATCGTTTAGTTGGAGAACATAGTGAGAAAAAGACAACAGCAGTAGTACAAGGCTTATTTATTGTGGGAGTATTTGTTATCTCCGTTGCATATCTTGTGGATGCTTCCTACAATCCATTCTTGTACTTTAGATTCTAG